In a single window of the Cryptococcus neoformans var. neoformans JEC21 chromosome 11 sequence genome:
- a CDS encoding trp-asp repeats containing protein, putative: MANHHDHDKPLRSALDPISSPYFSSLNGTLSIAKEVLIGPFQGDHRRSESARILSDLAPSLMQPRFLNAASSSQQSLSKSSHPGAPYPLLRLPTNLPFNKSSRPTASSLAILEAVDNLASLSLGDVSHPQNGQNSPSLIRGFKATIPSSELAKQRRRMVRGGIVDEDLGGKIGLKKLGDRARGLLTEKGEDEEDGELGVGRHAVKKRRKKRESRRFTEGRHLEGKLRLEDLAKQADEIGQDKENLHVRQSLIQSEIAEVGAKIDALEDIRRHLEASLLHLQEEDLELDDELEGVQELMASPAIKAAAGAKSLPLSSSGAGISNKSSRRRKGPAFLPSEHDELPSGVAFMTLNGHTAPITALDFDEPYGMLVTAGQDDVVKVWDLCDGEEIGQLRGHRGTVKALQVEDTLCLTGGADGNVRLWDLRMVEDYEERLHTQLAELARQDPLERIAEQRAHEEDGEHAEQDDELPDGTLQDPQPGDGSPCVRTLEGHSKSVTSLYYEDGCLVTGSSDKTIRQWDVATGQCVLTMDILWAISNPPPPPSSVPPQRPPRLSHRSSTSFGSNTYEDILPSPGASLVGMSGAALLGAATGQNFAVPTPPYADGTWEMYQDFVGGVQFWGYALASGSGDGGVRMWDMRTGQAHRTLIGHTAPVTCLQFDEQYIVTGSLDRTVRIWDLRMGSVSEVHKYEYPVTALQFDSRKVVACTGENGVEVYNRTTHAHSRLVVNGHTKPAEKMRFIDKYLVSGGRDGCAKVWAM, translated from the exons ATGGCCAACCACCATGATCACGACAAGCCTCTACGCTCAGCGCTGGACCCAATTTCATCTCCATACTTCTCATCTTTAAATGGCACGCTCTCTATCGCCAAAGAGGTCCTAATCGGTCCCTTTCAAGGAGATCACAGAAGATCAGAGAGTGCTAGGATTTTGTCAGACC TCGCCCCATCTTTGATGCAACCGCGATTTCTGAATGCCGCCTCATCTAGCCAACAATCGCTTTCAAAGTCCTCACATCCCGGTGCACCATACCCACTGTTGCGCCTCCCAACCAACCTTCCTTTCAACAAGTCTTCCCGGCCAactgcctcttctcttgctATTTTGGAGGCAGTAGACAATCTTGCTTCGCTTTCGCTTGGCGATGTCTCGCATCCTCAAAATGGCCAAAACTCACCCAGCCTAATAAGAGGCTTCAAGGCCACGATACCCTCTTCAGAGCTGGCGAAGCagcggagaaggatggtgagAGGTGGAATTGTGGATGAAGATTTGGGAGGGAAGATTGGGTTGAAGAAACTCGGGGATCGAGCAAGAGGATTATTAAcggaaaagggagaagatgaagaggatggggagcTCGGTGTGGGCCGGCAtgcggtgaagaagagacgaaagaagagggagagcaGGAGATTCACGGAAGGAAGACATTTGGAAGGCAAGCTGAGGTTAGAAGATCTGGCCAAACAAGCAGACGAGATTGGCCAGGATAAGGAGAATCTGCATGTTAGGCAG TCCTTGATACAATCTGAAATTGCTGAAGTGGGAGCTAAGATTGACGCGTTGGAAGATATCCGCCGTCACCTTGAGgcatcccttcttcatcttcaagaagaagatttggaATTAGATGATGAATTAGAGGGTGTGCAGGAGCTCATGGCCTCACCGGCCATCAAAGCAGCAGCGGGCGCAAAGTCATTACCTCTTAGCTCTAGTGGTGCTGGCATCAGTAACAAGAgctcaaggagaagaaagggtcCGGCGTTCCTGCCATCAGAACATGACGAGCTGCCATCTGGCGTGGCTTTCATG ACCTTAAATGGACACACCGCACCTATCACCGCACTGGACTTTGACGAACCATACGGAATGCTTGTTACTGCCGGACAAGACGACGTTGTCAAGGTTTGGGACCTGTgtgatggtgaggagaTTGGACAGTTGCGAGGACATAGAG GGACTGTCAAAGCCTTGCAGGTCGAAGATACTTTATGTCTGACCGGCGGCGCCGATGGCAACGTTCGTCTGTGGGATCTGCGCATGGTTGAAGATTACGAAGAGCGTCTCCATACTCAGCTCGCAGAGCTTGCTCGACAGGATCCTCTCGAGAGAATAGCCGAGCAAAGAGcgcatgaagaagatggagaacaTGCGGAGCAAGACGATGAACTGCCTGATGGCACTCTTCAGGATCCACAACCTGGAGATGGTAGCCCATGCGTGAGAACCTTGGAGGGTCACAGCAAGAGCGTCACATCACTGTATTACGAAGATGGATGCTTGGTCACTGGCTCTTCAGATAAGACGATCCGACAATGGGACGTTGCTACTGGGCAATGTGTTCTGACTATGGACATTCTGTGGGCGATCTccaatcctcctcctccgccgtcGTCTGTACCTCCTCAACGACCCCCGCGTCTTTCCCACCGTTCGTCAACATCATTTGGTTCCAACACGTACGAAGACATTCTTCCCTCGCCCGGTGCTTCCTTGGTCGGCATGTCGGGAGCTGCCCTCCTCGGCGCCGCGACGGGCCAAAATTTCGCTGTCCCAACTCCACCTTATGCCGATGGGACGTGGGAAATGTATCAAGACTTTGTAGGAGGCGTGCAGTTCTGGGGTTACGCTTTGGCCAGTGGAAGCGGGGATGGCGGCGTGAGAATGTGGGATATGAGGACGGGACAAGCACATAGGACTCTAATTGGACATACTGCTCCAGTCACATGCTTGCAGTTTGACGAGCAATACATTGTCACGGGAAGTTTGGACCGAACTGTCAGA ATATGGGATCTCCGCATGGGTTCCGTTTCGGAAGTCCACAAATACGAATACCCGGTTACAGCACTTCAATTCGATAGCCGCAAAGTGGTGGCGTGCACTGGAGAAAATGGCGTGGAGGTGTACAACCGCACGACTCACGCCCACTCGCGGTTGGTAGTCAACGGCCATACCAAGCCAGCGGAAAAAATGAGGTTCATCGACAAGTACTTGGTGTCTGGGGGAAGAGACGGATGCGCCAAGGTGTGGGCTATgtag